Proteins encoded by one window of Thermococcus sp. JdF3:
- a CDS encoding LAGLIDADG family homing endonuclease has translation MKVFVVDTSVIVDGRLTQFLSTLSEKVKVVIPEAVIAEIEHQANEGKAIGHVGLEELKKLREMADSDRILLEFYGERPELWQIRRAKSGEIDSMVREAAQALGATLITGDRVQRDVAIAKGIDVVYLTAKKEVQHRLEDFFDETTMSVHLKGGMRPFAKKGRPGEWRLVPVREEPLSDEELEEIADDIVERARRDPESFIELDEPGATVVQLRNYRIVIAKPPFADRIEITAVRPVRKLSIEEYELSEKLLERLKDRAEGILIAGAPGEGKCLPPDTPVLLADGTFAPISSLRPGEEVITLSHNGVSVQKVERVYRREEGRLIRLRTATGREIVLSPNHPVLTIREGFVVWEDAGNLEVGSPIAVPGRIAVRATLPKRVWVGELVGEGFFARLRDGKVVPLSEAVPEETVGVFYRGKNNRNSREIPPFIQLNEDFFEFLGLMWAEGSGSTFEFNNFDENLVRHFKRLVTSIFRVPKEEFYYVSPGRLRLRNSKTIEKLLRALGYPEKKKARTVGIPPLVFRADERRIASFLRGVFEGDGYVGKELEIATASKSFAFGLQYLLLRLGIPSIVAEREVKGLPQYRVLIKNSEGIKRFYETVRPRFKVAGFERHLNVRSNPNIGTIPAGEAVKSLGILLRKPMKGPLKSSYSKDRLRRVYSEYLQLYREYLGIEWAVKKLALYSKELGRWREVVEFIHSRVPMDFYKRNGIDPAGPELWLEEKRTPMPSTIGKLLDAFYRETGLLKEEAETWGVISSEIRGLLSIVFEKIGRATWGAVSRPMLSLFLSGSEMRVTSLKKLVDGAVEEYYTRASFIEEYLAHLELMLDENLFWDRVKGVEELTGSFEVYDITVPNHNFIAGTAPVLVHNSTFAQALAEWYAGMGKIVKTMEKPRDLQVGEEITQYTALSGRMELTGDILLLVRPDYTIFDEMRKTSDFKIYSDLRLAGVGMVGVVHATKPIDAIQRFIGRVELGMIPQIVDTVLFIKAGRVAKVLTLEYLVKVPSGMREEDLARPVIEVRDFETGELEYEIYTYGEEISVVPVKKEEKAPALKLAEKRLKQEIKKFLPDVYAEVEIVSPHKAVIYADEFDIPAIIGKKGKRITELEKRIGISIDVKSFTEREEAKPREKLPVEIEEKKKTIVLRVSPDYAKRPLKFYGGEQYVFTATPSKKGLVKVSKSTPIGKELKRLIEAGIPIWATA, from the coding sequence ATGAAGGTATTCGTTGTAGATACGAGCGTTATCGTCGATGGCAGGCTCACGCAGTTCCTATCAACGCTCAGCGAGAAGGTCAAGGTTGTCATTCCCGAAGCCGTCATCGCCGAGATAGAGCACCAGGCCAACGAGGGAAAGGCCATAGGGCACGTGGGCCTCGAAGAGCTCAAAAAGCTCCGCGAGATGGCGGACAGTGACAGAATCCTCCTCGAGTTCTACGGAGAGCGGCCCGAGCTCTGGCAGATACGGAGGGCGAAGTCCGGCGAGATAGACAGCATGGTTCGCGAGGCCGCACAGGCCCTCGGAGCGACGCTCATCACGGGCGACAGGGTTCAGAGGGACGTGGCCATCGCCAAGGGGATAGACGTGGTCTATCTGACCGCGAAGAAGGAGGTACAGCACCGCCTCGAGGACTTCTTCGATGAGACCACGATGAGTGTTCACCTCAAGGGCGGCATGAGGCCGTTCGCAAAGAAGGGTCGGCCCGGCGAATGGAGGCTCGTGCCCGTCCGCGAGGAGCCGCTGAGCGATGAGGAGCTGGAGGAGATAGCCGACGACATAGTGGAGAGGGCCAGGCGCGACCCCGAGAGCTTCATAGAGCTCGACGAGCCCGGAGCAACGGTGGTTCAGCTCCGCAACTACAGGATAGTCATCGCCAAGCCACCCTTTGCGGACAGGATAGAGATAACGGCAGTTAGACCCGTCAGGAAGCTGAGCATAGAGGAGTACGAGCTGAGCGAGAAGCTGTTGGAGAGACTCAAGGACAGGGCGGAGGGAATCCTCATCGCCGGAGCGCCGGGAGAGGGGAAGTGTTTGCCGCCGGACACACCGGTTCTCCTCGCGGACGGAACCTTTGCTCCCATCTCCTCCCTGAGGCCCGGGGAAGAGGTCATAACACTGTCCCATAATGGTGTGAGCGTCCAGAAAGTCGAAAGGGTTTACAGGAGGGAGGAAGGGCGGCTTATCAGGCTGAGAACCGCAACAGGGAGGGAGATAGTTCTCAGCCCCAACCACCCAGTCCTGACGATAAGGGAAGGTTTCGTCGTCTGGGAGGATGCAGGAAACCTTGAGGTGGGGTCCCCCATAGCGGTTCCGGGCAGGATTGCAGTGAGAGCAACGCTTCCAAAGCGAGTTTGGGTCGGGGAACTTGTGGGTGAGGGCTTTTTCGCGCGGTTGAGGGACGGGAAAGTCGTTCCACTCTCTGAGGCAGTCCCTGAGGAGACCGTTGGCGTCTTCTACAGGGGCAAAAACAACAGGAACTCGCGTGAGATACCACCGTTCATCCAACTCAACGAGGACTTCTTTGAGTTCCTGGGCCTGATGTGGGCGGAGGGCTCTGGGAGTACCTTTGAGTTCAACAACTTCGACGAGAACCTCGTGAGGCACTTCAAGCGCCTGGTGACGTCGATCTTCAGGGTCCCGAAGGAGGAGTTCTACTACGTCAGCCCAGGAAGACTGCGCCTCAGAAACTCCAAAACGATTGAAAAGCTCCTGCGCGCCCTGGGCTATCCCGAAAAGAAAAAGGCGAGGACAGTAGGGATTCCCCCCTTGGTGTTCAGGGCAGATGAGCGCAGGATAGCGTCCTTCCTAAGGGGCGTGTTCGAAGGGGACGGGTACGTGGGGAAGGAGCTCGAGATAGCAACGGCAAGTAAAAGTTTTGCCTTCGGGCTTCAGTACCTTCTCCTGAGGCTCGGTATACCCTCCATAGTGGCCGAGAGGGAAGTTAAGGGTCTCCCCCAGTACAGGGTGCTCATAAAGAACTCCGAGGGTATAAAGAGGTTCTACGAAACGGTCAGGCCAAGGTTCAAAGTGGCCGGGTTTGAAAGGCACCTCAACGTCCGCTCGAATCCCAACATAGGAACCATCCCCGCCGGTGAAGCCGTCAAGTCCCTCGGAATTCTCCTCAGAAAGCCCATGAAGGGCCCCCTCAAGAGCTCATACTCCAAGGACAGACTCAGGAGGGTTTACTCGGAATACCTCCAGCTCTACAGGGAATACCTCGGAATAGAGTGGGCAGTCAAAAAGCTCGCCCTTTACTCAAAGGAGCTTGGCAGGTGGAGGGAGGTAGTGGAGTTCATTCACTCGAGGGTTCCGATGGACTTCTACAAGAGGAACGGCATCGATCCCGCGGGGCCAGAGCTGTGGCTGGAGGAGAAGAGAACCCCGATGCCTTCCACGATAGGGAAGCTACTGGACGCGTTTTACCGAGAAACCGGGCTCCTGAAGGAAGAGGCCGAAACATGGGGGGTAATTTCCAGTGAGATCCGGGGCCTGCTGTCCATCGTGTTCGAGAAGATAGGGCGTGCCACGTGGGGAGCTGTTTCACGGCCCATGCTGAGCCTCTTCCTGTCCGGCTCCGAGATGCGGGTTACATCACTCAAAAAGCTTGTTGACGGGGCGGTCGAGGAGTACTACACCAGGGCCAGCTTCATCGAGGAGTATCTGGCCCACCTAGAGCTCATGCTCGACGAGAACCTCTTCTGGGACAGGGTCAAGGGGGTTGAAGAGCTGACGGGCAGCTTTGAGGTCTACGACATAACCGTGCCAAACCACAATTTCATAGCAGGAACCGCGCCGGTTCTTGTCCACAACTCGACCTTCGCCCAGGCCCTGGCGGAATGGTACGCGGGCATGGGTAAGATAGTGAAGACCATGGAAAAGCCCCGCGATCTCCAGGTGGGCGAGGAAATCACCCAGTATACGGCCCTGAGCGGCAGGATGGAGCTGACCGGCGATATACTGCTCCTCGTCAGGCCGGACTACACGATATTCGACGAGATGAGAAAGACGAGCGACTTCAAGATCTACTCGGATTTAAGGCTCGCCGGCGTTGGAATGGTCGGTGTCGTGCACGCAACGAAGCCGATAGATGCAATCCAGCGCTTCATCGGAAGGGTCGAGCTGGGAATGATTCCCCAGATAGTTGACACGGTCCTGTTCATCAAGGCAGGGAGGGTCGCGAAGGTTCTCACGCTGGAGTACCTCGTCAAGGTGCCGAGCGGCATGAGGGAGGAGGACCTCGCCAGGCCCGTCATCGAAGTCCGCGACTTTGAGACCGGCGAGCTCGAGTACGAGATATACACCTACGGCGAGGAGATAAGCGTCGTCCCGGTGAAGAAGGAGGAGAAGGCCCCCGCACTAAAACTCGCGGAGAAGAGGCTCAAGCAGGAGATAAAGAAGTTCCTGCCCGATGTCTATGCGGAGGTCGAGATAGTCAGTCCCCACAAGGCGGTGATCTACGCGGACGAGTTCGACATCCCCGCGATAATCGGAAAGAAGGGCAAGAGAATCACCGAGCTGGAGAAGAGGATAGGGATAAGCATAGACGTCAAGAGCTTCACCGAGCGCGAGGAAGCCAAGCCCAGGGAGAAACTCCCCGTGGAGATCGAGGAGAAGAAGAAAACCATAGTCCTCCGCGTCTCACCGGACTACGCGAAGAGGCCGCTCAAGTTCTACGGCGGCGAGCAGTACGTCTTCACGGCCACACCGAGCAAGAAAGGGCTCGTGAAGGTCAGCAAGAGCACGCCCATAGGTAAGGAACTCAAGAGGCTCATCGAGGCGGGGATACCCATCTGGGCGACAGCCTGA
- a CDS encoding Maf-like protein, with product MLVLASASPRRREILARFIREFEVIPSNASEECSIENPAEYALELARRKAREVHGRVSGTVIGADTVVSIDGHILGKPGSREEAYEMLRLLSGRVHRVTTGYCIIHEGREISGVAVTEVKFRELDDDIIGAYIDTGEPMDKAGAYGIQGKAGLFVEWIRGDYYNVVGFPLEIIWKLRELGFEVLSR from the coding sequence ATGCTGGTTCTGGCATCTGCCTCACCGAGGCGGCGGGAGATACTCGCCAGGTTCATACGGGAGTTCGAGGTTATTCCGAGCAATGCGAGCGAGGAGTGCAGCATAGAAAACCCCGCCGAGTACGCGCTCGAGCTGGCGAGGAGGAAAGCCAGGGAGGTGCACGGCCGCGTTAGCGGAACCGTCATCGGTGCCGACACCGTCGTCAGCATAGACGGCCACATCCTCGGCAAACCGGGGAGCAGGGAGGAGGCCTACGAGATGCTCCGGCTCCTCAGCGGAAGGGTCCACAGGGTTACGACGGGCTACTGTATAATCCACGAGGGCCGGGAGATTTCGGGGGTTGCCGTTACGGAGGTCAAGTTCCGCGAGCTGGACGACGATATCATCGGGGCGTACATCGACACCGGCGAGCCGATGGACAAGGCGGGAGCCTACGGTATACAGGGGAAGGCGGGCCTCTTCGTCGAGTGGATCCGCGGGGACTACTACAACGTCGTCGGATTCCCGCTTGAGATAATCTGGAAGCTGAGGGAGCTGGGATTTGAGGTTCTATCACGCTGA
- a CDS encoding PHP domain-containing protein, with amino-acid sequence MLKFPHDAHTHTAYSDGTGSIADSVAAAEARGLGMLGITDHSHYFEPGTLSRYIREVRYWGEDAELTILAGLEGNITAGGVDVPDFMAEKLDYVIASVHEWLDRPEEYVELVKLALEDDNVDIIGHFGASFPYIGFPSADELEEILHLAEARGKAFEISSRYRVPDIDFIRECIRRGIKLTFASDAHSPGKVGGVSWSERIFKKAGGAREDLLFGEFL; translated from the coding sequence ATGCTCAAGTTTCCCCACGATGCCCACACCCACACCGCATACTCAGACGGCACGGGATCAATAGCCGACAGCGTGGCCGCGGCGGAGGCGAGGGGGCTGGGGATGCTCGGGATAACCGACCACAGCCACTACTTCGAACCCGGAACCCTCAGCCGCTACATCAGGGAGGTCAGGTACTGGGGCGAGGACGCGGAGCTGACGATTCTGGCCGGGTTGGAGGGCAACATAACTGCAGGGGGCGTCGATGTCCCGGACTTCATGGCGGAGAAGCTTGACTACGTGATAGCGAGCGTCCACGAGTGGCTCGATAGGCCGGAGGAATACGTGGAGCTGGTGAAGCTCGCCCTCGAAGACGACAACGTTGACATCATCGGCCACTTCGGAGCCAGCTTCCCCTACATCGGCTTTCCGTCCGCCGACGAGCTGGAGGAAATACTCCATCTGGCGGAGGCGAGGGGCAAGGCCTTTGAGATAAGCTCCCGCTACCGGGTACCGGACATCGACTTCATCCGTGAATGCATAAGGCGCGGGATAAAGCTCACCTTCGCGAGCGATGCCCACTCACCGGGGAAGGTGGGCGGCGTTTCCTGGAGCGAGAGGATATTCAAGAAGGCGGGCGGGGCGAGGGAAGACCTGCTGTTCGGGGAGTTCCTGTGA
- a CDS encoding cobalamin B12-binding domain-containing protein, with translation MVERSKVRVLVAKPGLDGHDRGAKVVARALRDAGFEVIYTGIRQTPEQIAESVVQEDVDVLGISILSGAHMVLIPKILRLLEERGLKINEDVLVIAGGIIPPDDAEQLEKMGVARVFGPGSPIEDIIGFIDKNAPKLKKFREN, from the coding sequence ATGGTCGAGCGCTCCAAGGTTAGGGTTCTCGTTGCGAAGCCGGGACTTGACGGTCACGACAGGGGGGCCAAGGTCGTCGCCAGGGCCCTGCGCGATGCCGGTTTTGAGGTCATCTACACTGGAATCAGGCAGACCCCCGAGCAGATAGCCGAGAGCGTTGTTCAGGAGGACGTTGATGTCCTTGGGATAAGCATACTCTCCGGCGCCCACATGGTTCTCATACCGAAGATACTCAGGCTCCTCGAAGAGCGCGGCCTGAAGATCAACGAGGACGTTCTCGTTATAGCCGGTGGAATAATCCCGCCCGACGACGCCGAACAGCTCGAGAAGATGGGCGTGGCAAGGGTTTTTGGCCCCGGCAGCCCGATTGAGGATATAATCGGCTTCATAGACAAGAACGCGCCGAAGCTGAAGAAATTCAGGGAGAACTGA
- the meaB gene encoding methylmalonyl Co-A mutase-associated GTPase MeaB, with product MLDGLIERMLTGDKRATARLITLVENDEEKAREIISKIYPHTGNAYIVGITGPPGAGKSTLLDKLIRVARAEGKVVGVIAIDPTSPFTGGALLGDRIRMQRHSTDPGVFIRSMATRGSLGGLAKATADAIKVLDAYGCDVIFVETVGVGQIEIDIVKTADTVVLVTVPGLGDDIQAIKAGLMEIADVFVINKADKEGADATYFELNMMLDLEKERWERRGWRPRIVETVATTMRGIRDLWNAISEHREFLKRSGEIEQKRQFRAEEEVKTIVSGRISRIVGEKLGEEEISSLIGMVVRREIDPYSAADRILEKALGVKA from the coding sequence ATGTTAGACGGTCTCATAGAGAGGATGCTCACCGGCGACAAGCGCGCCACTGCGCGCCTCATAACCCTCGTTGAAAACGATGAGGAAAAGGCGAGGGAGATAATCTCGAAAATCTATCCCCACACGGGCAACGCCTACATCGTTGGCATCACCGGCCCGCCCGGAGCCGGAAAGTCCACCCTTCTCGACAAGCTCATCCGCGTTGCGAGGGCGGAAGGCAAGGTCGTCGGCGTTATAGCTATAGACCCCACCTCACCCTTCACCGGCGGCGCCCTTCTCGGAGACAGGATAAGGATGCAGAGGCATTCGACTGACCCGGGCGTCTTCATCAGGAGTATGGCGACGCGCGGCTCCCTCGGGGGCCTTGCCAAGGCCACGGCCGATGCCATCAAGGTCCTCGATGCCTATGGCTGTGATGTGATCTTTGTGGAGACCGTCGGCGTCGGCCAGATTGAGATCGACATCGTTAAGACCGCCGACACGGTCGTCCTCGTCACGGTCCCGGGTCTGGGCGACGACATACAGGCAATAAAGGCCGGGCTCATGGAAATAGCCGACGTATTCGTCATCAACAAGGCCGACAAAGAGGGGGCCGATGCCACGTACTTCGAGCTCAACATGATGCTTGACCTTGAGAAAGAGCGCTGGGAGAGACGGGGCTGGCGGCCGCGGATCGTGGAGACGGTCGCGACGACCATGCGGGGAATACGCGACCTCTGGAATGCGATCAGCGAACACAGGGAATTCCTTAAGAGGAGCGGGGAGATAGAGCAGAAGAGGCAGTTCAGGGCTGAGGAGGAAGTCAAGACGATAGTCTCGGGGAGGATATCAAGGATAGTGGGGGAGAAGCTCGGCGAGGAAGAGATTTCGTCTTTGATAGGGATGGTTGTGAGACGCGAGATCGACCCGTACTCTGCCGCGGATAGGATACTCGAAAAAGCCCTGGGGGTGAAGGCATGA
- the mce gene encoding methylmalonyl-CoA epimerase has protein sequence MIKKIDHVGIAVKNLEEAIKVWEGLGLKVEEIEEVPDQKVRTAIIHVGESRIELLEPTAEDSPIAKFIAKRGEGIHHIALGVDDIEGQLEKLKGEGYRLIDEQPRIGAGGARIAFVHPKAVTGVLLELCERKE, from the coding sequence ATGATAAAGAAGATAGACCACGTTGGTATAGCCGTTAAGAACCTGGAAGAGGCCATAAAGGTCTGGGAGGGCCTCGGTCTCAAGGTGGAGGAGATCGAAGAGGTGCCCGACCAGAAGGTGAGGACCGCGATAATCCACGTCGGCGAGAGCAGGATTGAGCTCCTCGAGCCGACCGCTGAGGACTCGCCTATAGCCAAGTTCATCGCCAAGCGCGGTGAGGGAATACACCACATAGCCCTGGGTGTTGATGACATCGAGGGACAGCTTGAGAAGCTCAAGGGGGAGGGTTACAGGCTGATCGATGAACAGCCCAGGATTGGGGCTGGAGGTGCAAGGATAGCCTTCGTTCACCCGAAGGCCGTAACCGGTGTGCTTCTCGAACTGTGTGAAAGAAAAGAGTAA
- a CDS encoding DUF835 domain-containing protein — MRFRGRPLKKDSKILDYRRLDEILKKNPNKGKILITRRPPFEVSRPNVYLMWITKVSHPNAVSPSKLHAIEQMVWEQLQDEDVDVILDAIEYLMIENGVEPTLRFVSKLRDMTLLTDSEFYVTVSDGLDSRVLNILRRIVE, encoded by the coding sequence ATGCGGTTTAGGGGGCGACCCCTTAAGAAAGACTCAAAGATACTGGATTACCGGCGTCTCGACGAGATTCTGAAGAAAAACCCCAACAAAGGAAAGATTCTCATAACCCGGAGGCCCCCCTTTGAGGTCAGCCGCCCCAACGTCTATCTGATGTGGATCACCAAAGTCTCCCACCCTAACGCGGTATCACCTTCGAAGCTCCATGCCATCGAGCAGATGGTGTGGGAGCAACTCCAGGATGAGGACGTGGACGTCATTCTAGACGCCATAGAGTACCTCATGATAGAGAACGGGGTCGAGCCGACGCTCAGGTTCGTCAGCAAGCTTCGGGACATGACCCTTCTCACGGACTCCGAGTTTTACGTCACCGTCAGCGACGGCCTCGACAGCAGGGTTCTGAACATCCTCCGCAGGATAGTCGAGTGA
- the smc gene encoding chromosome segregation protein SMC — protein sequence MPYIEKIEMKGFKSYGNRKVVVPLSKGFTAIVGANGSGKSNIGDAVLFVLGGLSAKAMRATRISDLIFAGTKTEAPAKYAEVAMYFNNEDRGFPIDEDEVVIKRRVYPDGRSTYWLNGKRTSRSDILDVLSAAMISPEGYNLVLQGDITKFIKMSPTERRMLIDEISGIAEYDAKKEKALKELKQAEENLARVDLLIREVKTQLDKLEKERNDALRYLDLKDRVERAKVTLLLGEIRKLESLIEESNLRDKEIEAEIAAMEARLTDIAREIVAREKELNTIERELEEKSEDGILEVTRKISEVKSKIEMAGKNIELARKEIEDGQHRLAKAKEELKKVSEEIEKSRNAISRWSKRREKLRAEIKEKEVIKNELVVKLGEIDRDFAIAKQDFDRVVEELEEAKKELYMKESDIKKFEEEIERARGRIAQNNAKKVALKSKIDEAKSALETKRSELGEVEGRMGRAEARLKKAEKELEEKSRKLKKIEGELSKAREELIKAEAQREVRGNRAIEFLKAQNIPGLYGSLGELITVRDESYALAVEVALGGSYDHVVVEDDRVAEKAIRLLKEKKLGRLTFLPLNKIKPRSMKGEPALGVPALDVVQYDPRFRNAVAHALGDTLIVNDMDEARAVGIGKVRMVTLGGELLERSGAITGGHYRLRGKLGVNVDEIRKRVEKLEREKEALESAVNALRVEVKGLQNELFELRMKRSELSKDLQVTQREMDRLLAEDRALREEIRENEALIEALEKKIHDTRGEMAKLRGRIERLEKKRTKLKKALENPEARELNQKIREVEAEISKLREELGKVESKLEGLDVRINEELLPRRADLEEEIEGLINRINALRANIEENERAITDFEAELEELKKAEENVKDELKELRERRERLKNEIIDLRAEKDELSSKLQELRIEANTLKIKLAQYEAALKEKRDELKHFDPKLIKSIKEVPLELEALREQIEKMEEEIRALEPVNMKAIEDFEVVERRYLELKSKREQVIAEKESIEEFIEEIEGQKKQVFLQTLNEIARNFSELFAKLSPGGSARLILENEDDPFAGGLEIEAKPAGKDVKRIEAMSGGEKALTALAFVFAIQRYKPAPFYLFDEIDAHLDDANVKRVADLIKEASQNSQFIVVTLRDVMMANADKIIGVSMRKGVSRVVALSLEKAMKILEEARKRSEAEHAEMFGHLGG from the coding sequence ATGCCGTACATTGAGAAGATTGAAATGAAAGGCTTCAAATCTTACGGTAACAGGAAAGTCGTCGTTCCGCTTTCTAAAGGATTCACAGCGATCGTTGGTGCCAACGGTTCTGGAAAGAGCAACATCGGTGACGCCGTGCTCTTCGTTCTCGGTGGCCTGTCCGCCAAGGCGATGCGTGCCACGAGGATAAGCGACCTCATATTCGCGGGTACCAAGACGGAAGCGCCGGCAAAGTACGCTGAGGTTGCCATGTACTTCAACAATGAGGACAGGGGATTTCCCATCGACGAGGACGAGGTCGTTATAAAGCGGCGCGTCTATCCCGACGGCAGGAGCACCTACTGGCTCAATGGAAAGAGGACGAGCAGGAGCGACATCCTCGACGTCCTCAGCGCGGCGATGATTTCCCCAGAGGGATACAACCTCGTTCTGCAGGGGGACATCACCAAGTTCATCAAGATGAGTCCCACCGAGAGGAGGATGCTCATAGACGAAATCTCCGGCATAGCGGAGTACGATGCCAAGAAGGAGAAGGCCCTGAAGGAGCTCAAGCAGGCGGAGGAGAACCTCGCGAGGGTCGATCTGCTCATCCGCGAGGTCAAGACCCAGCTCGACAAGCTTGAGAAGGAGAGAAACGACGCGCTCCGCTACCTTGACCTCAAGGACCGCGTCGAGAGGGCAAAGGTCACGCTCCTCCTCGGCGAGATAAGAAAGCTCGAGTCCCTGATAGAGGAGAGCAACCTGCGCGACAAGGAGATAGAGGCGGAGATAGCCGCCATGGAGGCCCGCCTCACGGATATCGCCAGGGAGATCGTGGCGAGGGAGAAGGAGCTGAACACGATCGAAAGGGAGCTCGAGGAAAAGAGCGAGGACGGCATCCTTGAGGTAACCAGAAAGATAAGCGAGGTCAAGTCCAAGATAGAGATGGCGGGAAAGAACATCGAGCTGGCCAGGAAGGAAATCGAGGACGGCCAGCACCGCCTTGCCAAGGCAAAGGAGGAGCTCAAGAAGGTTTCCGAGGAAATAGAGAAGAGCAGAAATGCCATAAGCCGCTGGAGCAAGAGACGCGAGAAGCTCAGGGCGGAAATAAAGGAGAAGGAAGTCATCAAGAACGAGCTGGTTGTTAAACTGGGCGAGATAGACCGGGATTTTGCCATCGCGAAGCAGGACTTTGACCGCGTGGTCGAGGAGCTGGAGGAGGCCAAAAAGGAGCTCTACATGAAGGAGAGCGATATCAAGAAGTTCGAGGAGGAAATAGAGCGCGCAAGGGGCAGGATAGCCCAGAACAACGCAAAGAAAGTCGCGCTCAAGTCCAAGATCGATGAGGCCAAAAGCGCCCTTGAGACCAAACGCTCGGAGCTTGGAGAGGTAGAGGGCAGGATGGGCAGGGCCGAGGCGAGGCTGAAGAAGGCCGAGAAGGAGCTGGAGGAGAAGAGCAGAAAGCTCAAGAAGATCGAGGGCGAACTCTCAAAAGCCAGGGAGGAGCTCATCAAAGCCGAGGCGCAGCGCGAGGTCCGCGGGAACCGTGCTATAGAATTCCTCAAGGCTCAGAACATCCCGGGCCTCTACGGCTCCCTCGGTGAGCTGATCACCGTTCGTGATGAGAGCTACGCCCTGGCCGTCGAGGTCGCCCTCGGTGGAAGCTACGATCACGTGGTCGTGGAGGACGACCGCGTTGCCGAGAAAGCCATAAGGCTGCTCAAGGAGAAGAAGCTCGGCAGGCTAACTTTTCTCCCCCTCAACAAGATAAAGCCGCGCTCCATGAAGGGGGAGCCCGCCCTCGGGGTTCCGGCCCTGGACGTCGTTCAGTACGACCCGCGCTTCAGAAACGCGGTGGCCCATGCCCTCGGGGACACGCTGATAGTGAACGACATGGATGAGGCCAGGGCTGTCGGCATAGGGAAGGTCCGCATGGTGACCCTTGGAGGGGAACTCCTCGAGCGGAGCGGGGCGATAACCGGTGGTCACTACAGGCTGAGGGGGAAGCTCGGGGTAAACGTGGACGAGATAAGGAAAAGGGTGGAGAAGCTCGAACGTGAGAAAGAGGCCCTGGAATCGGCCGTTAATGCCCTTAGGGTTGAGGTTAAGGGTCTTCAGAACGAGCTCTTTGAGCTCCGCATGAAGAGGAGTGAGCTGAGCAAGGATCTCCAGGTGACCCAGCGTGAGATGGATCGCCTCCTTGCGGAGGACAGGGCCCTCAGGGAGGAAATCAGAGAGAACGAGGCCCTCATAGAGGCCCTGGAAAAGAAGATTCATGATACCCGGGGCGAGATGGCAAAGCTCCGCGGCAGGATTGAGCGGCTGGAGAAGAAGAGGACGAAGCTGAAGAAGGCCCTGGAGAACCCGGAGGCCAGGGAACTGAACCAGAAGATCAGGGAGGTCGAGGCCGAGATAAGCAAGCTCCGCGAGGAGCTCGGCAAGGTCGAGAGCAAACTGGAGGGCCTCGACGTCAGGATAAACGAGGAGCTGCTCCCGAGGAGGGCGGATCTGGAGGAGGAGATAGAGGGCCTGATCAACAGGATAAACGCTCTCAGGGCCAACATCGAGGAGAACGAGAGGGCCATAACAGACTTTGAGGCCGAGCTGGAGGAGCTCAAGAAGGCGGAGGAGAACGTCAAGGATGAGCTCAAGGAGCTCCGTGAGAGACGCGAGAGGCTCAAGAACGAGATCATCGATCTACGCGCCGAGAAGGACGAACTGAGCTCCAAGCTTCAGGAGCTCCGCATAGAGGCAAACACCCTCAAGATAAAGCTCGCACAGTACGAGGCCGCGCTGAAGGAGAAGAGGGACGAGCTGAAGCACTTTGACCCCAAGCTCATAAAGAGTATCAAGGAAGTGCCGCTCGAGCTCGAGGCGCTCCGCGAGCAGATAGAGAAAATGGAGGAGGAGATACGCGCCCTCGAACCGGTCAACATGAAGGCCATCGAGGACTTCGAGGTCGTTGAAAGACGCTACCTTGAGCTGAAGAGCAAGCGCGAGCAGGTCATCGCCGAGAAGGAGAGCATAGAGGAGTTCATCGAGGAGATAGAGGGCCAGAAGAAGCAGGTCTTCCTCCAGACCCTCAACGAGATAGCCAGGAACTTCTCGGAGCTCTTCGCCAAGCTCTCCCCGGGAGGAAGCGCAAGGCTCATCCTTGAGAACGAGGACGATCCCTTCGCTGGAGGCCTTGAAATTGAGGCCAAGCCTGCCGGAAAGGACGTTAAGCGCATAGAGGCCATGAGCGGCGGCGAGAAAGCTCTAACGGCTTTGGCATTCGTGTTCGCCATACAGCGCTACAAGCCGGCACCGTTCTACCTCTTCGATGAAATCGATGCCCACCTCGACGACGCCAACGTCAAGCGCGTTGCCGACCTCATCAAGGAGGCCTCCCAGAACAGCCAGTTCATAGTCGTTACCCTGAGGGACGTCATGATGGCCAACGCGGACAAGATAATCGGGGTCAGCATGAGAAAGGGCGTCTCGCGCGTCGTTGCCCTCAGCCTCGAGAAGGCCATGAAGATACTGGAAGAAGCGAGGAAGAGGAGTGAGGCCGAGCACGCGGAGATGTTCGGCCACCTGGGCGGGTGA